A window from Bosea sp. ANAM02 encodes these proteins:
- the purC gene encoding phosphoribosylaminoimidazolesuccinocarboxamide synthase, whose amino-acid sequence MDFLKPRYIPMNRRRRIYEGKAKVLYEGPEPGTLIQHFKDDATAFNAKKHEVIDGKGVLNNRISEHIFSNLNDIGVPTHFIRRLNMREQLIREVEIIPLEIVVRNIAAGSLATRLGLEEGTQLPRSIIEFYYKNDALNDPMVSEEHITAFGWATPQEIDDIMALAIRVNDFLSGLFLGAGIRLVDFKMETGRLWEGEMMRIVVADEISPDSCRLWDIKSKDKMDKDRFRRDMGGLIEAYSEVARRLGILGENENPGPTGPRLVQ is encoded by the coding sequence TTGGATTTCCTCAAGCCACGGTACATACCCATGAATCGCCGCCGTCGCATTTACGAAGGCAAGGCGAAGGTCCTCTATGAAGGACCCGAGCCCGGTACGCTGATCCAGCACTTCAAGGATGACGCCACCGCCTTCAATGCCAAGAAGCATGAAGTGATCGACGGCAAGGGCGTGCTCAACAACCGCATCTCCGAGCACATCTTCTCGAATCTCAACGATATCGGCGTGCCCACGCATTTCATCCGCCGGCTGAACATGCGCGAGCAGCTCATCCGCGAGGTCGAGATCATCCCGCTCGAGATCGTCGTGCGCAACATCGCCGCCGGCTCGCTGGCGACCCGGCTGGGCCTCGAGGAAGGCACCCAGCTCCCACGCTCGATCATCGAATTCTACTACAAGAACGATGCGCTGAACGATCCGATGGTCTCGGAAGAGCACATCACCGCTTTCGGCTGGGCGACGCCGCAGGAGATCGACGACATCATGGCGCTGGCCATCCGCGTCAACGACTTCCTCTCCGGCCTCTTCCTCGGCGCCGGCATCCGCCTCGTCGACTTCAAGATGGAGACGGGCCGCCTCTGGGAGGGCGAGATGATGCGCATCGTCGTCGCCGACGAGATCAGCCCGGATTCCTGCCGTCTCTGGGACATCAAGTCCAAGGACAAGATGGACAAGGATCGCTTCCGCCGCGACATGGGCGGCCTGATCGAAGCCTATTCGGAAGTCGCCCGCCGCCTCGGCATTCTCGGCGAGAACGAGAATCCCGGCCCGACCGGCCCGCGCCTCGTGCAGTGA
- a CDS encoding DUF72 domain-containing protein, protein MSTAGKIHIGIGGWVFEPWRGAFYPDGLPQKRELEYAASKLTSIEINGTYYGSQKPESFARWREETPNDFVFALKGSRFCTNRRVLAEAGPSVEKFLTSGLTELRHKLGPINWQFMPTKQFDPADFEAFLKLLPKGLDGITLRHAVEVRHDSFRSPDFIALLREYGVAAITSADADYTQIADVTAPFVYARIMGTKEAEPNGYSEAGLDRWSRAAQVWAKGGVPEGLETVGPAAKAETRDVFLYVISGDKVRNPAAAMELIARTKG, encoded by the coding sequence ATGTCCACAGCAGGCAAGATCCATATCGGCATCGGCGGCTGGGTGTTCGAGCCCTGGCGCGGGGCGTTCTATCCGGACGGGCTGCCGCAAAAGCGCGAGCTGGAATATGCCGCGAGCAAGCTGACCTCGATCGAGATCAACGGCACCTATTACGGCTCGCAGAAGCCGGAGAGTTTCGCCAGATGGCGCGAGGAGACGCCGAACGATTTCGTCTTCGCGCTGAAGGGCTCGCGTTTTTGCACGAATCGGCGGGTGCTGGCCGAAGCCGGGCCGTCGGTCGAAAAATTCCTGACCAGCGGACTGACCGAACTCAGGCACAAGCTGGGACCGATCAACTGGCAGTTCATGCCGACGAAGCAGTTCGATCCCGCTGATTTCGAGGCTTTCCTCAAGCTGCTGCCGAAGGGACTGGACGGGATCACGCTGCGCCATGCCGTCGAGGTCAGGCATGACAGCTTCCGCTCGCCGGATTTCATCGCACTGCTGCGCGAATACGGCGTCGCGGCGATCACCTCGGCGGATGCGGACTATACGCAGATCGCCGACGTGACTGCGCCTTTCGTCTACGCACGGATCATGGGGACGAAGGAAGCCGAGCCGAATGGCTATTCGGAAGCGGGGCTGGATCGCTGGAGCAGGGCCGCGCAGGTCTGGGCCAAGGGGGGTGTGCCGGAGGGGCTGGAGACGGTCGGGCCGGCGGCCAAGGCCGAGACGCGCGACGTCTTTCTTTATGTCATCAGCGGCGACAAGGTGCGCAATCCGGCCGCCGCGATGGAGTTGATCGCGCGGACGAAGGGCTGA
- a CDS encoding heme ABC transporter permease, which produces MASLIDLANPTRFMRFSAVLLPWLAATATLLIVAGLYLAWFEAPADYQQGETIRIMFIHVPAAWLAMMFYSMMALSALGTLVWRHPLADVAQKAAAPIGACFALICLVTGALWGKPMWGTYWVWDARLTSMLVLLLIYLGLIALWRVLDDPSRAARAVAILTLVGFVNVPIIKFSVDWWNTLHQPASVLRMGGPTIHPSMLWPLLILAIGFTLMALSLHMVAMRAEIMRRRVRTLTILEAERLDRLAAQGAPA; this is translated from the coding sequence ATGGCCAGCCTGATCGACCTCGCCAATCCGACGCGCTTCATGCGATTCTCGGCCGTGCTGCTGCCGTGGCTCGCCGCGACCGCGACGCTCCTGATCGTGGCCGGGCTCTATCTCGCCTGGTTCGAGGCGCCGGCCGATTACCAGCAGGGCGAGACCATCCGCATCATGTTCATCCATGTGCCGGCCGCCTGGCTCGCCATGATGTTCTATTCGATGATGGCGCTCTCGGCGCTGGGCACGCTGGTCTGGCGCCATCCGCTCGCCGATGTCGCGCAGAAGGCGGCAGCGCCGATCGGTGCTTGCTTCGCGCTGATCTGCCTGGTCACCGGCGCGCTCTGGGGCAAGCCGATGTGGGGCACCTATTGGGTCTGGGACGCGCGCCTGACCTCGATGCTCGTGCTGCTGCTGATCTATCTCGGCCTGATCGCACTCTGGCGGGTGCTCGACGATCCTTCGCGCGCGGCGCGCGCCGTCGCCATCCTGACGCTGGTCGGCTTCGTCAACGTGCCGATCATCAAGTTCTCGGTCGACTGGTGGAACACGCTGCACCAGCCGGCCTCCGTGCTGCGCATGGGCGGGCCGACGATCCATCCCTCGATGCTCTGGCCACTCCTGATCCTGGCCATCGGCTTCACGCTGATGGCGCTGTCGCTCCACATGGTCGCGATGCGCGCCGAGATCATGCGCCGGCGCGTGCGGACCCTGACGATCCTCGAGGCGGAGCGGCTCGACCGGCTGGCGGCGCAGGGCGCGCCGGCATGA
- a CDS encoding DNA-3-methyladenine glycosylase 2 family protein, with product MIERITSNADLEEGMAALVALHPDWQPIVARTGLPPLRLREGGFPGLAAIIVSQQLSVASARAVWNRFAGVFVPLTPERVLAASDDDMRLSGLSRPKQRTLLALASALVERRFAFETLDHASPEEVHAQMTAISGIGPWTADVYLLFCLGHRDGFAAGDLAIQEAARHAFGLAARPKPAELQAMAEAWRPWRGVAARLLWADYALRKRREGINA from the coding sequence ATGATCGAGAGAATCACATCCAACGCCGATCTCGAAGAGGGCATGGCGGCGCTGGTCGCCCTGCATCCGGACTGGCAGCCGATCGTCGCGCGCACCGGCCTGCCGCCGCTCAGGCTGCGCGAGGGCGGCTTTCCCGGCCTCGCCGCGATCATCGTCTCCCAGCAATTGTCGGTCGCAAGCGCGCGCGCCGTCTGGAACCGCTTCGCCGGAGTCTTCGTGCCGCTGACGCCGGAGCGTGTCCTGGCTGCGAGCGATGACGACATGCGCCTCTCCGGCCTGTCGCGGCCGAAGCAGCGCACCTTGCTGGCGCTCGCAAGCGCCCTTGTCGAACGGCGCTTCGCCTTCGAGACGCTCGACCATGCCTCGCCCGAGGAGGTTCATGCGCAGATGACGGCGATTTCGGGCATCGGCCCCTGGACGGCCGATGTCTATCTGCTGTTCTGCCTGGGTCACCGCGACGGCTTCGCCGCCGGCGACCTCGCCATCCAGGAAGCGGCGCGCCACGCCTTCGGACTGGCGGCGCGCCCGAAGCCGGCCGAACTCCAGGCGATGGCGGAGGCGTGGCGGCCCTGGCGCGGCGTCGCGGCGCGATTGCTCTGGGCGGATTATGCTCTGCGGAAGCGCCGCGAGGGCATCAACGCCTGA
- a CDS encoding YbaK/EbsC family protein, with translation MSLESVRAFFAEHAPDIAVIVTKESSATVPLAAAAHGVEPGQIAKTLSLRIGDDVVLVVTRGDARLDNRKAKAALGGKPRMLGQDEVEALTGHPVGGVCPFGLATPLKVYCDVSLKAFDIVVPAAGSTHSALRIAPARMAELTRAEWVDTCQEAAQETAVAG, from the coding sequence ATGAGCCTCGAATCCGTCCGCGCCTTCTTCGCCGAGCACGCCCCCGACATCGCCGTCATCGTCACGAAGGAAAGCAGCGCGACAGTGCCGCTTGCCGCGGCGGCCCATGGCGTCGAGCCCGGCCAGATCGCCAAGACCCTGTCGCTGCGCATCGGTGACGACGTCGTCCTGGTCGTGACCCGCGGCGATGCTCGCCTCGACAACAGGAAGGCGAAGGCGGCGCTCGGCGGCAAGCCGCGCATGCTGGGCCAGGATGAGGTCGAGGCCCTGACCGGCCACCCGGTCGGCGGTGTCTGCCCGTTCGGGCTCGCGACGCCACTCAAGGTCTATTGCGATGTCTCGCTGAAGGCCTTCGACATCGTCGTGCCGGCCGCCGGCTCGACCCATAGCGCGCTCCGCATCGCGCCGGCGCGCATGGCCGAGCTGACCCGAGCCGAATGGGTCGATACCTGCCAGGAAGCGGCGCAGGAGACAGCAGTGGCCGGGTAA
- the purQ gene encoding phosphoribosylformylglycinamidine synthase subunit PurQ — translation MKAAVITFPGSNRDGDVAKALKQAGAEVTHVWHADSELPAGTDLVVLPGGFSYGDYLRTGAIAGRAHIMDATRAHAARGGYVLGICNGFQIACEAGLLPGILVRNAHLKFVCKRQHLRVERNDTPYTSAYARGQAIDVCIAHGEGNYIADAETLARLEGEGLVAFRYADAEGNVTPAANPNGSLNNIAGIYSPGFNVLGLMPHPENLIDSLVGGTDGRGLFQSLVGSKRAA, via the coding sequence ATGAAAGCCGCCGTCATCACCTTTCCCGGCTCCAACCGTGACGGCGACGTCGCCAAGGCGCTGAAGCAGGCCGGCGCCGAGGTCACCCATGTCTGGCATGCCGATAGCGAGCTGCCGGCCGGGACCGATCTCGTCGTGCTGCCGGGCGGCTTCTCCTATGGCGACTATCTGCGCACCGGCGCCATCGCCGGCCGCGCCCATATCATGGACGCCACCCGCGCCCATGCCGCCCGCGGCGGCTACGTGCTGGGCATCTGCAACGGCTTCCAGATCGCCTGCGAGGCGGGGCTCCTGCCCGGCATCCTCGTGCGCAACGCCCATCTGAAATTCGTCTGCAAGCGCCAGCACCTCAGGGTCGAGCGCAACGACACGCCCTATACCAGCGCCTATGCCAGGGGCCAGGCGATCGATGTCTGCATCGCCCATGGCGAGGGCAACTACATCGCCGATGCCGAAACGCTGGCCCGCCTCGAAGGCGAAGGCCTCGTCGCTTTCCGCTATGCGGATGCCGAGGGCAACGTCACCCCGGCGGCGAACCCGAACGGCTCGCTCAACAACATCGCCGGCATCTATTCGCCCGGTTTCAACGTGCTCGGCCTGATGCCGCACCCGGAGAACCTGATCGATTCGCTGGTCGGCGGCACTGACGGGCGCGGCCTGTTCCAGAGCCTGGTCGGTTCCAAGCGCGCGGCCTGA
- a CDS encoding aldolase/citrate lyase family protein, which yields MAKPTVLASLADRFARGDSVVSAWCGLPDPSVSATLAQEDFDAITLDMQHGPITLGEVIRAIPLINAAGKPVIARIPVGEFQNVSKLFDSGVSGVIAPMINTMEDARRFAAHAKYPPMGERSWGSYGGLGASGLDQNSYLKTANSFSMTFAMIETREAMAIVDDILALDGIDALFVGPSDLSIALSGGAKVDATAREVDEALKHVVARAAAVNKPVAFYCATAERAKQGLEMGARMVTVMSDSGMLKAAAQTALKITRG from the coding sequence ATGGCCAAGCCCACCGTCCTTGCTTCCCTTGCCGATCGTTTCGCTCGGGGTGACAGCGTTGTCTCGGCCTGGTGCGGCCTGCCCGACCCCTCCGTCTCGGCGACCCTGGCGCAGGAGGATTTCGACGCGATCACGCTCGACATGCAGCACGGGCCGATCACGCTGGGCGAGGTCATCCGCGCGATCCCGCTGATCAATGCCGCCGGCAAGCCGGTGATCGCGCGCATTCCGGTCGGCGAGTTCCAGAACGTCTCGAAGCTGTTCGACAGCGGCGTCTCCGGCGTCATCGCGCCGATGATCAACACGATGGAGGATGCCCGCCGCTTCGCGGCCCATGCCAAGTACCCGCCAATGGGCGAGCGGAGCTGGGGCAGCTATGGCGGGCTCGGCGCCTCCGGCCTGGATCAGAACAGCTATCTCAAGACCGCCAACAGCTTCTCGATGACCTTCGCGATGATCGAGACGCGCGAGGCGATGGCGATCGTCGACGACATCCTGGCGCTGGATGGGATTGATGCGCTCTTCGTCGGGCCGTCCGACCTGTCGATAGCTCTTTCCGGCGGGGCGAAGGTCGACGCCACCGCGCGCGAGGTCGACGAAGCGCTGAAGCATGTCGTCGCCCGCGCTGCGGCGGTGAACAAGCCGGTCGCCTTCTATTGCGCGACGGCGGAGCGCGCCAAGCAGGGCCTCGAAATGGGCGCCCGCATGGTCACGGTGATGAGCGATTCCGGGATGCTGAAGGCGGCTGCGCAGACGGCGCTGAAGATCACGCGGGGCTGA
- a CDS encoding DsbE family thiol:disulfide interchange protein, with the protein MSQIEAAPRRRSPLVFLAPLIIFGLLAVVFGIGLFSGDKSKVPSALIGRVAPAITLAPLEGLQRDGKPVLAFGNADLAVGKATLVNVWASWCAPCRVEHPVLMGLAETDAVKQGKVALVGMNYKDEAENARRFLGALGNPFSAVGVDRAGRGAIEWGVYGVPETFVIGPDGHILEKHVGPLDQNAASKLLRRALKAR; encoded by the coding sequence ATGAGCCAGATCGAAGCCGCGCCGCGGCGGCGCTCGCCGCTGGTTTTCCTCGCGCCGTTGATCATTTTCGGCCTGCTCGCAGTCGTCTTCGGCATCGGGCTGTTTTCCGGCGACAAGAGCAAGGTGCCCTCCGCCCTGATCGGGCGTGTCGCGCCAGCGATCACGCTCGCGCCGCTGGAGGGATTGCAGCGGGACGGCAAGCCGGTGCTCGCCTTCGGCAACGCCGATCTCGCCGTGGGTAAGGCGACGCTGGTCAATGTCTGGGCGAGCTGGTGCGCGCCCTGCCGGGTGGAGCATCCCGTGCTGATGGGGCTCGCCGAGACCGATGCGGTGAAGCAGGGCAAGGTCGCGCTGGTCGGGATGAACTACAAGGACGAGGCCGAGAATGCCCGCCGCTTCCTCGGCGCGCTCGGCAATCCGTTTTCGGCCGTCGGCGTGGATCGCGCCGGGCGCGGGGCGATCGAATGGGGCGTCTATGGCGTGCCCGAGACCTTCGTCATCGGACCGGACGGACATATCCTCGAAAAGCATGTCGGCCCGCTCGACCAGAATGCGGCGAGCAAGCTGCTGCGGCGGGCGCTGAAGGCGCGTTGA
- a CDS encoding AEC family transporter — protein MVASLLVVLPVFGLIGLGYLARWSKLLRETTGEGLSDFVFVLAVPCLLFRTLAKADIPVTQPWGYWIAYFAGLAVVWALAMVIAARFFARKGPELVVSGFSAAQSNTVFVGVPMILKAYGDAGAVPLGLLLAIHLPVTMTVATLLAEGRSASIPHLIKRLFTHPIIIGIILGSAARPVIHVIPTPVWTLVDLLAGAAVPCALISLGIAMRRYGLESGLALPAVLSGLKLGLHPLLVYWLATRVFEMPAHWSGVAVLFAACPCGINAYLFAERYRQGVADASSAITLSTLLSLFTTAAWLTFLGVG, from the coding sequence ATGGTTGCTTCCCTCCTCGTCGTCCTGCCCGTCTTCGGGCTGATTGGCCTCGGCTATCTTGCCCGCTGGAGCAAACTGCTGCGCGAGACGACCGGCGAGGGGCTCTCCGATTTCGTCTTCGTCCTCGCCGTTCCCTGCCTGCTGTTCCGCACGCTCGCGAAGGCCGACATTCCCGTCACCCAGCCCTGGGGCTACTGGATCGCCTATTTCGCCGGACTCGCCGTGGTCTGGGCGCTGGCGATGGTCATCGCCGCCAGGTTCTTCGCCCGGAAGGGGCCGGAGCTGGTCGTCTCCGGCTTTTCCGCCGCGCAGTCGAATACCGTGTTCGTCGGCGTGCCCATGATTCTGAAGGCCTATGGCGATGCCGGCGCGGTGCCGCTCGGGCTGCTGCTCGCCATCCATCTGCCGGTCACGATGACGGTGGCGACGCTGCTGGCGGAAGGGCGCTCGGCCTCGATACCCCACCTGATCAAGCGCCTGTTCACGCATCCGATCATCATCGGCATCATCCTCGGATCGGCGGCAAGGCCGGTGATTCATGTCATTCCCACGCCGGTCTGGACGCTGGTCGATCTGCTCGCCGGCGCGGCGGTGCCCTGCGCGCTGATTAGCCTCGGCATCGCGATGCGCCGCTACGGCCTCGAATCCGGCCTCGCCCTGCCGGCGGTCCTCAGCGGATTGAAGCTCGGCCTGCATCCCCTGCTGGTCTATTGGCTGGCGACGCGGGTCTTCGAGATGCCGGCACACTGGTCGGGCGTCGCCGTGCTGTTCGCCGCCTGCCCCTGCGGGATCAACGCCTATCTCTTCGCCGAGCGCTACCGGCAGGGCGTGGCCGACGCATCCAGCGCGATCACGCTCTCGACCCTGCTCTCACTCTTCACGACCGCCGCCTGGCTGACCTTCCTCGGCGTCGGCTGA
- a CDS encoding M23 family metallopeptidase: protein MNAHPEFAQPVEPLAPEAAALLVDLGIEPPIQPGDSRQQPLDRRGVSLRWLFACALVGSCGAALLGAAILVAMRGDTSYPEQPETVAIRSSSAAGDGDGARKADKLVADQPVMSARHTMRAPMSQRTGNREVIRVRPFVRLASNLSLTTGVYASNIPPFNPLRLFAEGGQPEERYAEPAQDMPDADVTIVKRDLGDLTLPSGKPQLSDAEVIAQIEEERANMASSGRQRALPIPPQLMLSRTLTGTAAPGNDLLAYAPATDTRFSGIEVRVVPENVTNAPKTPIPASREPLVEDKLLMAKRGENFEQVMRGAGVAPEQVRTMIAAFGGKVRTAALPDGQVLQVLYAPGPRPGDPRQIMRVSLLSNGQPDGTIAMNDKGAFVAVDLPRQDATGPQKPQRRNADDDDEDAGSGGARLYESLYETGARHDLPRPLVDELVRIFSYDLDFQQRVHGGDNLEVVFTEEDEGERPEILSASLTVNGETRRVFRYQSPDDGLIEYFDDEGKSLKKFLLRKPIADGELRSGFGMRYHPIMRYSKMHTGVDWANRIGTPILAAGNGTVLKAGWSSGYGKHTEIQHANGYVTTYSHQSNFAAGIVPGAKVRQGQVIGYLGNTGLSTGPHLHYEVLVNGNFVNPMKIRVPRGRELQGPTLAEFKRQRDEIRGLIEKAGGTLAQLR from the coding sequence ATGAACGCCCATCCCGAGTTCGCACAGCCGGTCGAGCCGCTTGCCCCCGAGGCGGCGGCCCTGCTGGTCGATCTCGGGATCGAGCCGCCGATCCAGCCCGGCGATTCCCGTCAGCAGCCCCTGGATCGCCGCGGCGTCTCGCTGCGCTGGCTCTTCGCCTGCGCCCTCGTTGGCTCCTGCGGCGCGGCCCTGCTCGGCGCGGCGATCCTCGTGGCCATGCGCGGCGATACCAGCTACCCCGAGCAGCCCGAAACGGTCGCGATCCGCTCTTCCTCGGCCGCAGGCGATGGCGACGGCGCGCGCAAGGCCGACAAGCTCGTCGCCGATCAGCCGGTCATGTCGGCGCGCCACACCATGCGGGCGCCGATGTCGCAGCGCACCGGCAATCGCGAGGTGATCCGCGTCCGCCCCTTCGTGCGCCTCGCCTCCAACCTGTCGCTGACGACGGGCGTCTATGCTTCCAACATTCCGCCCTTCAATCCGCTGCGCCTCTTCGCCGAGGGCGGGCAGCCCGAGGAGCGCTATGCCGAACCGGCCCAGGACATGCCGGATGCCGACGTCACCATCGTCAAGCGCGATCTCGGCGACCTGACCCTGCCCTCCGGCAAGCCGCAGCTCAGCGATGCCGAGGTGATCGCGCAGATCGAGGAAGAGCGCGCCAACATGGCCAGCTCCGGCCGCCAGCGCGCCCTGCCGATCCCGCCGCAACTCATGTTGAGCCGGACGCTCACCGGCACCGCCGCGCCGGGCAACGACCTTCTGGCCTATGCACCCGCGACCGATACGCGCTTTTCCGGCATCGAGGTCCGCGTCGTCCCCGAGAACGTCACCAACGCCCCGAAGACGCCGATCCCGGCCTCGCGCGAGCCTCTCGTCGAAGACAAGCTGCTGATGGCCAAGCGCGGCGAGAATTTCGAGCAGGTCATGCGCGGTGCCGGCGTCGCGCCCGAACAGGTCCGCACGATGATCGCGGCCTTCGGCGGCAAGGTCCGCACCGCGGCCCTGCCCGACGGCCAGGTTCTGCAGGTGCTCTACGCTCCCGGCCCCCGCCCGGGCGATCCCCGCCAGATCATGCGCGTCTCGCTGCTCAGCAACGGCCAGCCCGACGGCACGATCGCGATGAACGACAAGGGCGCCTTCGTGGCCGTCGACCTGCCGCGGCAGGATGCGACCGGTCCGCAGAAGCCGCAGCGGCGCAATGCCGATGATGACGACGAGGACGCCGGCTCTGGCGGTGCCCGGCTCTATGAAAGCCTGTACGAAACCGGTGCGCGGCACGATCTGCCGCGCCCACTGGTCGACGAACTCGTCCGCATCTTCTCCTACGATCTTGATTTCCAGCAGCGCGTCCATGGCGGCGACAATCTGGAAGTGGTCTTCACCGAGGAGGACGAAGGCGAGCGCCCGGAAATCCTGTCCGCAAGCCTGACCGTCAACGGCGAGACGCGCCGCGTCTTCCGCTACCAGTCGCCCGACGACGGACTGATCGAGTATTTCGACGACGAGGGCAAATCCCTGAAGAAGTTCCTGCTGCGCAAGCCGATCGCCGATGGCGAGCTGCGCTCGGGCTTCGGCATGCGTTATCACCCGATCATGCGTTATTCGAAGATGCATACGGGCGTCGACTGGGCCAACCGGATCGGTACGCCGATCCTGGCCGCCGGCAACGGCACCGTGCTCAAGGCCGGCTGGTCCTCCGGCTACGGCAAGCATACCGAGATCCAGCATGCCAACGGCTATGTCACCACCTATTCGCACCAGTCGAATTTCGCCGCCGGCATCGTTCCCGGCGCCAAGGTGCGGCAGGGGCAGGTGATCGGCTATCTCGGCAATACCGGCCTGTCGACCGGCCCGCACCTGCATTACGAGGTGCTGGTCAACGGGAATTTCGTCAACCCGATGAAGATCCGCGTGCCCCGTGGCCGGGAGCTCCAGGGCCCGACGCTGGCCGAATTCAAGCGCCAGCGCGACGAGATCCGCGGCTTGATCGAGAAGGCGGGCGGGACGCTCGCACAGTTGCGCTGA
- the gluQRS gene encoding tRNA glutamyl-Q(34) synthetase GluQRS — MPPAPPVFRFAPSPNGRLHLGHALSALTNEALVGRFGGRLLLRIEDIDLTRCRPEFTAGIEADLDWLGIPFEPGFRRQSAHFGDYAEMLASLRQRGLIYPCFCSRQEIRNAVVAREAATGQPWPVDPDGAPLYPGLCKGLGSIEAARRIAAGEPHVLRLDMAAALAAIRQPLSYTVFDDGDVGQPVSIAPERWGDVVLARKDVPTSYHLAVTVDDALQGVTHVVRGRDLEAATDVHVLLQHLLGLPTPFYHFHRLLLGDDGQKLAKSRESQSLAALRADGVTAAEIRRRLGFA, encoded by the coding sequence ATGCCGCCCGCTCCACCCGTTTTCCGCTTCGCGCCGAGCCCGAACGGGCGGCTCCATCTCGGCCATGCGCTGTCGGCCCTGACCAACGAGGCGCTGGTGGGTCGTTTCGGCGGGCGCCTGCTGCTGCGGATCGAAGATATCGACCTGACGCGCTGCCGGCCGGAATTCACCGCGGGGATCGAGGCTGATCTGGACTGGCTCGGCATCCCGTTCGAACCCGGTTTCCGCAGGCAGTCGGCGCATTTCGGCGATTACGCCGAAATGCTGGCAAGTCTGCGCCAGCGCGGGCTGATCTATCCCTGCTTCTGTTCACGGCAGGAGATCAGAAACGCGGTTGTTGCGCGTGAAGCTGCAACCGGCCAGCCCTGGCCGGTCGATCCGGACGGCGCCCCGCTCTATCCCGGCCTCTGCAAGGGCCTCGGCTCCATCGAGGCGGCACGGCGCATCGCGGCGGGGGAGCCGCATGTGCTGCGGCTCGACATGGCGGCCGCGCTCGCCGCGATCAGGCAGCCGCTGAGCTATACGGTTTTCGATGACGGGGATGTCGGGCAACCCGTATCGATCGCACCCGAACGCTGGGGCGATGTCGTGCTGGCCCGCAAGGACGTGCCGACGAGCTATCATCTCGCGGTCACCGTCGACGACGCTTTGCAGGGGGTCACCCATGTCGTGCGCGGCCGTGACCTGGAAGCAGCGACGGATGTTCACGTGCTGCTGCAGCACCTGCTCGGCCTGCCGACGCCCTTCTATCATTTCCACCGCCTGCTCCTCGGCGATGACGGACAGAAGCTCGCCAAGAGCCGGGAGTCGCAAAGCCTGGCCGCCTTGCGCGCCGACGGCGTCACCGCGGCGGAGATCCGCCGGCGGCTCGGCTTCGCGTGA
- the purS gene encoding phosphoribosylformylglycinamidine synthase subunit PurS — MKARVTVTLKNGVLDPQGKAIEGALKSLGIAGVDSVRQGKVFDIELSGSDKAAAEAALKAACDKLLANTVIENYRVEIGA, encoded by the coding sequence ATGAAAGCCCGCGTCACCGTCACCCTGAAGAACGGCGTGCTCGATCCGCAGGGCAAGGCGATCGAAGGCGCGCTGAAGTCGCTCGGCATCGCCGGCGTCGATTCCGTCCGCCAGGGCAAGGTCTTCGACATCGAGCTCTCGGGTTCGGACAAGGCCGCCGCCGAGGCCGCCCTCAAGGCCGCCTGCGACAAACTCCTCGCCAACACCGTGATCGAGAACTACCGCGTCGAGATCGGAGCCTGA
- the ccmD gene encoding heme exporter protein CcmD: MSGFLDGIGPHAGFILASYGAATLVLAGLTLAILRDHAAQKRALDALERRGAGRRSGREAA, translated from the coding sequence ATGAGTGGCTTTCTCGACGGAATCGGGCCGCATGCCGGCTTCATCCTGGCCTCCTACGGTGCAGCGACGCTCGTCCTCGCCGGGCTGACGCTGGCGATCCTGCGCGATCACGCCGCCCAGAAGCGCGCGCTCGATGCCCTGGAGCGCCGCGGCGCCGGCCGCCGCTCGGGCCGGGAGGCGGCATGA
- a CDS encoding DUF1476 domain-containing protein — MTTFDQRKDAYENKFAHDEELRFKATARRNKLLGLWAAEKLGKSGTDAEAYAKSVVVADFEEAGDEDVVRKVKNDFALAGVTVADTEIRTVMTELLIKAADDIQAGR; from the coding sequence ATGACGACCTTCGACCAGCGCAAGGACGCCTACGAGAACAAGTTCGCCCATGACGAGGAGTTGCGCTTCAAGGCGACGGCCCGGCGCAACAAGCTGCTCGGGCTCTGGGCTGCCGAGAAGCTCGGCAAGAGCGGCACTGACGCGGAAGCCTATGCCAAGTCGGTCGTCGTGGCCGATTTCGAGGAAGCCGGTGACGAGGACGTGGTGCGCAAGGTGAAGAACGACTTCGCGCTTGCCGGCGTCACCGTCGCCGATACCGAGATCCGCACCGTGATGACCGAGCTGCTGATCAAGGCAGCCGACGACATCCAGGCCGGCCGCTGA